From the Deinococcus sonorensis KR-87 genome, the window GCTGCGGGTCAGCGACGGGACCGGTCATGCCCGCACCGGCGCGGCGGAGCGGACCCAGGACTGTGGGGTAACGGAGTTCAAAGGTGGTCCCTTCCTGATGACGTTGACATGCAAGACGTGCGGAGAACCTCCACCCGCCCAGCCTACGGTGCAGCGTCTGACAGCGGCCTTATAGATGACTTCGGGCGGAGGGGGTACCCAGGGGGGTGCCTGCGCTAGCATGCCTGCCATGAACGTTCCGCCTACAGGAATGGCCAGCCGGCTGGCGGTGGTCCTGGTCTCCCCCAAGACGCCCGGCAACATGGGGGCCGCCGCCCGCGCCATGCTCAACATGGGCGCCTCGGACCTGCGGCTGGTGGCGCCCCGGGGCGACCACCTGGACTCCGGCGCGGTGGCGATGGCGGTACATGCCGAGCACGTGCTGCGCCAGGCCCGACTGTACCCCACCCTGGCCGAGGCCCTGGCCGACCGTGACCTGAGCGTGGGCACCACCGCCCGGCTGCGCGCCGACCTGCCGCCTCCGCAGCATCCGGCCACCGTGCGTCCACTGGTGCGTGCCGCCAGCGCCCCGGCCCTGGTGTTCGGGCCGGAGGAGTCCGGCCTGTCCAACGACGACCTGGAGCTGTGTCAGGCGGCGGTGCGGGTGCCCACCGCCGAGTACGCCAGCCTCAACCTGGCGCAGGCCGTGCTGCTGGTGTGCTACGAGTTCCTGCAGGGCCAGGACGACGTCGAGCGCGAAGCCCCGCTGGAGCGCCGCGCTGCCACCCACGCGGAGATGGAGCACATGTACGGCCACCTGCGCGACACCATGCTGCTGACCGGCTACTCGGACGAGGTGCGGGTGCAGCACACCCTGCGGCTGTGGCGCGCCTGGATGGACCGCGCCCGCATGACCACCGCCGACACCCGGCTGTTCCGGGGCCTGCTGCGGCAGACCCGCTGGAAGATTCAGGACGCCAGGAAGGCGGCAGCGGCAACTGCACCGGAAGCACCTGTTGAGGCCGGGCCCACGTCCTAGACTGCCGGTATGTCCGTTCCCGCGTACGGTGCCGAGCCTCAGCCTGAGCTGCCCGGCACGCCACTGTCCAGCCGCCTCCGCTTCTCGCGCACCATCCTGCCGCCGCTGATCCTGCTGGTGGTGGTGCTGTACGAGACGCTGGTGTCGCGCCTGCACAGCCCGCGCACCGAGGTCACGGCCCACCTGCTGTTCTACGGCCTGCTGGGTCCGCTCGTCACCTTCTTCACCATCCAGTGGATCGCGGACGGCGCGCGGGCCAGAGAGCAGGCGGAGCATGTGATGCGGCGGCTGTACGCCGAGCTCAGCGCCCAGAACGCCCGCATGCAGGCGGTGCAGACGCTGATGCGCGAGGTGGCCGACGCCCCGGACCTGGAGGCGGTGCTGAGCGCGTCCGCGCAGGGGGCGGTGCAGGCGACCGGCGCGGCGCACGCCCGGCTGCGGCTGGAGGGCGTGGAGGTGGGCGGACAGGCGCTGGGCGCCGAGCTGTCCAGCAGCGCCCAGGGCGACACACTGCTGGCCGCGCCCAGCGCCGATCTGAGGGAGCTGAGCCTGCCGCTGAGTGCCGGTCCCGGCCGGGTGGGCCAGATGAGCCTGTACTTCGAGGCGCCGCCCAGCGAGCAGACCCGCGCGCTCGCCGAGGCGATCGGGGCGGAGGTGGGCGCGGCGCTGGCGGCGGCCCAGCAGCGCAGCCGCGACCTGATCACGCTCTACGAGGTGGACCAGTCCATTCGGGCCGAGCGCAACATGCGCCGCCTGCTCGCCCGCGTGACCGGCAACATGGCCGAGCGGGTGGGCGCCGAGAGCCGCGCCGCCTATCTCACTGACCAGGACGGCACGCTGCGCCTGGAATACGCGCGCGAGGGTGACGGCGAGGCGCATTACGGCGGCGCGGTCCCGGCCTTCGTGACGCGGGTGGGCCGTGAGGGCACCCCGATCATCAGCACCCCCGAGGAGGCGGCCGAGGTGCTGGCCGGCGCCCGCAGCGCCCTGGGCCTGCCGATGCGCGGTGAGGACGGACTGGTGGGCGTGATCGTGCTGGGGGCCGCCCGGGAGAGCGCGTTCAGCGGCATGCGGGTGCCGCTGCTGGCGCTGCTGGCGTCGCAGGCCACGCTGGCGGTCCGCAATGCCCGCGCCTACCTGCACAGCGAGGAGGTGGCCATCGGGGAGGAGCGCAGCCGCATCGCCCGCGAGATTCACGACGGCGTGGCGCAGTCGCTGGCCTTCTGTGCCATCCGGCTGGACCTGGTGGAGCGGCTGATCGTGCGGGACCCGGACAAGGCGGCCCAGGAGGTGCGGGCCGCCAGCGCGCTGCTGCGCGAGCAGATTCGGGAGGTGCGGCGCAGCATCTTCGCGCTGCGCCCCATCGACCTGGAGCGCTACGGCCTGCTGGAAACGGTCCAGCGCTACGTCAGCGACTTTGCCGAGCAGCACAACCTGAAGGCGCGGCTGGACGTGCAGGGCAGCATCTCGCTGGCCCCCAGCGACGAGGCTGTGGTGTTCCGCATCCTGCAGGAAAGCCTCAACAACGTGGCGAAACACGCCCGCGCCAGCATGGTGCAGGTGACGCTCACCGGTGGCAGCACCGTCCGGCTGCGCGTGGAGGACGACGGCGAGGGCTTTGACCCGCAGGCGGTGTCGGGCCGGGTGTCGAGCGCGGGCGGCCTGGGCCTCTCGCAGATGCGCGAACGGGTCGAGAGCCGGGGCGGGCACTATCAGGTGATCAGCATGCCGGGGCAGGGCACCCGCGTCGAGGCCAGCCTGGCGCAGGGCTAGGTCAGGTCCAGCTGCAGGTGATCCTCGTCGACGGGCGTCCCGTTCACGATCAGCGCCTCACGCTCGTGGCCGTACGTCTCGAAGCCCAGCCGCCGGTACAGGCGCAGCGCCGCCTGCTGAGAGGTGGTGACCGAGAGCTGCACCTGCCGGAGCCCCTCCATCTGCCGCGCCTGAGCCAGCAGTTCGCGCATCAGCTGCTCGCCCACCCCCTGCCCCCGCGCTTCCGGCTTCACGTACACGGCATTCACGCTGGCCTTGTGCTGCACGTTCCGGCGCAGCTGCCGCACCAGCGAGACGGTGCCCACCAACTGCCCGCCCTGCTCGGCGCCCAGCACCACCCGGCCCTGGCCCGGCTGGAGAAAGGCGGCCACCCGCTCCAGCGGTTCTGACCGGTACTCGTCGGCGTGGGTGCCGAAGGCCAGCGGCGACTCCTCCAGCCCCGCCAGCCGCAGGGCGAAGAACCGCCCCGCATCGTCCGGCTCCAGCACACGGATCAGCAGGTCAGCGGCCATCAGTTCAGCACCCGGTCCTCGCTGTCCGGGCCGCTGCCCAGCCGGAACTCCGGAATCGCCAGCCGGGTGGTGGCGCCCCAGGCGTCGCGCAGCAGGTAGGCGCCGCGCATGGTGCCGGGCGAGCGCTGCAGCGTCACGAAGCTGTCATACACGAACACGCCGCCCGGAGCGATAATCGGGGTCTGCCCCACCACGCCCTCGCCCTGGACCTGCGTGACCTGGCCGGTCGCGTCAGTGATGGTCCATTCCCGGGCCATCAGCTGCCAGCTCTCGTCGGAGTGGTTCTCGATCCGGATCACGTACTGGTACAGCTGGCCGCCGGCCCTGGTGGGTTCCGGGCGCAGCTGCACCTGCACCTGGACGCGCAGATCCGGGGCGGGAAGTTCAGGGCGGGGCGGGTCGTCGGTCACGCCGGAAGTGTAGCGGTTCGGGAGGTCCGGACGCCGCCGTTTGACAACACCCTGGGCCGCTGCTATATTTCGCTTCGCCTGAGGCCAGGGCTCTTAGCTCAACGGTCAGAGCAGTCGGCTCATAACCGATTGGTTGCCGGTTCAAATCCGGCAGGGCCCACCAGCACAGGTGGAACCGTGGGTGGTTAGCTCAGCGGTAGAGCATTCGCTTCACACGCGAAGGGTCACGTGTTCAAATCACGTACCGCCCACCAGATCAAGAACCCCGACAGTGTCGGGGTTCTTTTGTTGTTCAGCGGGGAGGCGTCAGAGCTGAGGTCATCTAGCCGGGGCTGTAGAACGCTGGATACCCCAACCCTCCTTCTGGCAGGCACGGCTCTCCCGGCTTTTCTGCCCAGACCGAGAAACCTCCGCGGCTGGAGGGCCTGCACCCCACGTCATCGCTCCGAGGGTTCCTGGCCGGGTCCACATCCCCCGCCGGGCCAGATGGATCACGAACGTCTAGGCCAATTGGTGTCCTGTGTACACCTACTGACTTGGAATCTGGCCGGCGTGCGTTACACTGCCCGTGCAGAAGTTCAGCCCCAGCGAGAGCTGGCTTCGGACTCAGGAGGACGTATGAAGGTAGGCATCAACGGATTCGGACGCATTGGCCGACTGGTGTTCCGCATTCTGGAAGCGCGTGGCGTGGAAGTGGTCGCCATCAACGACCTGACCGACAACAAGACGCTGGCCACCCTGCTGAAGTACGACAGCACCGCCGGCAAGTTCGACGGCACCGTCGAGTACGACGAGACCAGCCTGACCGTGAACGGCAAGAAAATCCAGGCGCTGGCCGAGCGCGACCCGGCCAACCTGCCGTGGGGTGAGCTGGGCGCCGATCTGGTGATCGAGAGCACCGGCATCTTCACCAGCCGCGAGGGGGCCAGCAAGCACCTGGAAGCGGGGGCCAAGAAGGTCATCATCACTGCGCCGGCCAAGAACGAGGACTTCAGCGTGGTGATGGGCGTCAACGAGCAGGACTACGACCCGGCCAACCACAACATCATCAGCAACGCCAGCTGTACCACCAACAGCCTGGGCGCGCCGATGAAGGTGCTGGACGAGGCCTTCGGCATCGAGAAGGCCATCATGACCACGGTGCACAGCTACACCAACGACCAGCGCGTGCTGGACCTGCCGCACAGCGACCTGCGCCGGGCGCGCGCCGCCGCCATCAACATCATCCCCACCAGCACCGGCGCGGCCAAGGCCGTGTCGCAGGTGTACCCCAAGCTGAAGGGCAAGTTCGACGGCACCTCGCTGCGCGTGCCCACCCCGGTCGGCAGCATCAGCGACGTGGTGGTAATCCTGGGCCGTGACGTGACTGCCCAGGAGGTCAACGCGGTGTTCAAGCAGGCGGCCGAGGGCAGCCACAAGGGCATCATCAGCTACACCGAGGACCCGATCGTGCTGCAGGACATCGTGGGCGACACCCACAGCGCCATCATCGACGGCGGCCTGACCATGGCGATGGGCAACCTCGTCAAGTTCTTCAGCTGGTACGACAACGAGTGGGGCTACAGCAACCGCATCGCGGACCTGGTGCAGTTCGTCCAGAGCAAAGCCAACTGAACGGCGCGTGAGGGATGGGCGCCGGGCCGGGGGCATGACTGCTCTGGCCCGGCGCCCATCCCTATGAGACCGGCGCCGGGCAGCGGCGCCC encodes:
- a CDS encoding GAF domain-containing sensor histidine kinase; this encodes MSVPAYGAEPQPELPGTPLSSRLRFSRTILPPLILLVVVLYETLVSRLHSPRTEVTAHLLFYGLLGPLVTFFTIQWIADGARAREQAEHVMRRLYAELSAQNARMQAVQTLMREVADAPDLEAVLSASAQGAVQATGAAHARLRLEGVEVGGQALGAELSSSAQGDTLLAAPSADLRELSLPLSAGPGRVGQMSLYFEAPPSEQTRALAEAIGAEVGAALAAAQQRSRDLITLYEVDQSIRAERNMRRLLARVTGNMAERVGAESRAAYLTDQDGTLRLEYAREGDGEAHYGGAVPAFVTRVGREGTPIISTPEEAAEVLAGARSALGLPMRGEDGLVGVIVLGAARESAFSGMRVPLLALLASQATLAVRNARAYLHSEEVAIGEERSRIAREIHDGVAQSLAFCAIRLDLVERLIVRDPDKAAQEVRAASALLREQIREVRRSIFALRPIDLERYGLLETVQRYVSDFAEQHNLKARLDVQGSISLAPSDEAVVFRILQESLNNVAKHARASMVQVTLTGGSTVRLRVEDDGEGFDPQAVSGRVSSAGGLGLSQMRERVESRGGHYQVISMPGQGTRVEASLAQG
- a CDS encoding RNA methyltransferase, whose product is MNVPPTGMASRLAVVLVSPKTPGNMGAAARAMLNMGASDLRLVAPRGDHLDSGAVAMAVHAEHVLRQARLYPTLAEALADRDLSVGTTARLRADLPPPQHPATVRPLVRAASAPALVFGPEESGLSNDDLELCQAAVRVPTAEYASLNLAQAVLLVCYEFLQGQDDVEREAPLERRAATHAEMEHMYGHLRDTMLLTGYSDEVRVQHTLRLWRAWMDRARMTTADTRLFRGLLRQTRWKIQDARKAAAATAPEAPVEAGPTS
- the gap gene encoding type I glyceraldehyde-3-phosphate dehydrogenase, whose amino-acid sequence is MKVGINGFGRIGRLVFRILEARGVEVVAINDLTDNKTLATLLKYDSTAGKFDGTVEYDETSLTVNGKKIQALAERDPANLPWGELGADLVIESTGIFTSREGASKHLEAGAKKVIITAPAKNEDFSVVMGVNEQDYDPANHNIISNASCTTNSLGAPMKVLDEAFGIEKAIMTTVHSYTNDQRVLDLPHSDLRRARAAAINIIPTSTGAAKAVSQVYPKLKGKFDGTSLRVPTPVGSISDVVVILGRDVTAQEVNAVFKQAAEGSHKGIISYTEDPIVLQDIVGDTHSAIIDGGLTMAMGNLVKFFSWYDNEWGYSNRIADLVQFVQSKAN
- a CDS encoding GNAT family N-acetyltransferase translates to MAADLLIRVLEPDDAGRFFALRLAGLEESPLAFGTHADEYRSEPLERVAAFLQPGQGRVVLGAEQGGQLVGTVSLVRQLRRNVQHKASVNAVYVKPEARGQGVGEQLMRELLAQARQMEGLRQVQLSVTTSQQAALRLYRRLGFETYGHEREALIVNGTPVDEDHLQLDLT
- the apaG gene encoding Co2+/Mg2+ efflux protein ApaG, with product MTDDPPRPELPAPDLRVQVQVQLRPEPTRAGGQLYQYVIRIENHSDESWQLMAREWTITDATGQVTQVQGEGVVGQTPIIAPGGVFVYDSFVTLQRSPGTMRGAYLLRDAWGATTRLAIPEFRLGSGPDSEDRVLN